Proteins found in one Oryza glaberrima chromosome 4, OglaRS2, whole genome shotgun sequence genomic segment:
- the LOC127770154 gene encoding protein MRG1-like isoform X5 yields MGGSSNTNTNTSSGGGKDKHDETSPSFKEGERVLAYHGPLLYEAKVQKSENKEDEWRYHVHYLGWSKSWDEWVTNDRLLKLTDENIRKQQELEKSQAVDKSVKSGRSAQHKPKDAKTDKEDTKIIVKGKKRKSQPGGTEEKERKSSESLFMSHFPSTLKKQLVDDWEFVTQLGKLVKLPRSPTVDDILKKYLEHRTKKDNNRTLASSEGATTTINDSYAEILKGLRCYFDKALPAMLLYKKERQQYTEEVKGDVSPSIIYGAEHLLRLFVKLPELLASVNMEEDALNKLQQKLLDILKFLQKNQSSFFLSAYDGGSKGTDGIKTK; encoded by the exons ATGGGGGGGAGCtccaacaccaacaccaacaccaGCAGCGGTGGTGGCAAGGATAAGCACGACGAGACATCGCCGTCCTTCAAGGAGGGCGAGAGAGTGCTCGCCTACCACGGCCCCCTCCTCTACGAGGCCAAG GTTCAAAAGTCCGAAAACAAGGAGGACGAGTGGCGGTATCACGTCCATTATCTT ggTTGGAGTAAGAG CTGGGATGAATGGGTCACAAATGATCGCTTACTGAAATTGACCGACGAAAATATCCGCAAACAACAAGAGCTTGAAAAGAGCCAAGCAGTTGACAAAAGCGTAAAATCTGGACGGTCAGCGCAGCATAAGCCAAAAG ATGCAAAAACTGATAAAGAGGACACCAAGATTATTG TCAAGGGGAAGAAACGCAAAAGTCAGCCTGGTGGGACTGAG gagaaagaaagaaaatcatcTGAGAGTCTCTTCATGTCACATTTTCCTTCAACACTAAAAAAACAACTTGTTGATGATTGGGAGTTTGTCACGCAGCTGGGTAAG CTTGTGAAGCTACCTCGATCCCCCACTGTCGATGATATTCTAAAGAAGTACTTGGAGCACCGAACAAAGAAGGATAACAA CAGGACGTTGGCGAGCAGCGAGGGAGCAACAACAAC GATAAATGACTCTTATGCTGAGATTTTGAAAGGATTGCGATGCTACTTTGATAAAGCATTGCCTGCAATGCTTTTATATAAGAAAGAACGACAGCAGTACACTGAAGAGGTTAAAGGTGATGTTTCGCCCTCAATTATATATGGAGCCGAGCATCTACTGCGCCTTTTTG TGAAATTGCCGGAGCTACTTGCGTCTGTTAACATGGAAGAAGATGCACTCAACAAACTACAGCAGAAATTGCTGGACATTCTCAA GTTTCTGCAGAAGAACCAGAGTTCGTTCTTCCTTTCTGCGTATGATGGTGGTTCTAAAGGTACTGATGGGATAAAGACCAAATAG
- the LOC127770154 gene encoding protein MRG1-like isoform X6, with translation MGGSSNTNTNTSSGGGKDKHDETSPSFKEGERVLAYHGPLLYEAKVQKSENKEDEWRYHVHYLGWSKSWDEWVTNDRLLKLTDENIRKQQELEKSQAVDKSVKSGRSAQHKPKGSNADAKTDKEDTKIIVKGKKRKSQPGGTEEKERKSSESLFMSHFPSTLKKQLVDDWEFVTQLGKLVKLPRSPTVDDILKKYLEHRTKKDNKINDSYAEILKGLRCYFDKALPAMLLYKKERQQYTEEVKGDVSPSIIYGAEHLLRLFVKLPELLASVNMEEDALNKLQQKLLDILKFLQKNQSSFFLSAYDGGSKGTDGIKTK, from the exons ATGGGGGGGAGCtccaacaccaacaccaacaccaGCAGCGGTGGTGGCAAGGATAAGCACGACGAGACATCGCCGTCCTTCAAGGAGGGCGAGAGAGTGCTCGCCTACCACGGCCCCCTCCTCTACGAGGCCAAG GTTCAAAAGTCCGAAAACAAGGAGGACGAGTGGCGGTATCACGTCCATTATCTT ggTTGGAGTAAGAG CTGGGATGAATGGGTCACAAATGATCGCTTACTGAAATTGACCGACGAAAATATCCGCAAACAACAAGAGCTTGAAAAGAGCCAAGCAGTTGACAAAAGCGTAAAATCTGGACGGTCAGCGCAGCATAAGCCAAAAGGTTCTAATG CAGATGCAAAAACTGATAAAGAGGACACCAAGATTATTG TCAAGGGGAAGAAACGCAAAAGTCAGCCTGGTGGGACTGAG gagaaagaaagaaaatcatcTGAGAGTCTCTTCATGTCACATTTTCCTTCAACACTAAAAAAACAACTTGTTGATGATTGGGAGTTTGTCACGCAGCTGGGTAAG CTTGTGAAGCTACCTCGATCCCCCACTGTCGATGATATTCTAAAGAAGTACTTGGAGCACCGAACAAAGAAGGATAACAA GATAAATGACTCTTATGCTGAGATTTTGAAAGGATTGCGATGCTACTTTGATAAAGCATTGCCTGCAATGCTTTTATATAAGAAAGAACGACAGCAGTACACTGAAGAGGTTAAAGGTGATGTTTCGCCCTCAATTATATATGGAGCCGAGCATCTACTGCGCCTTTTTG TGAAATTGCCGGAGCTACTTGCGTCTGTTAACATGGAAGAAGATGCACTCAACAAACTACAGCAGAAATTGCTGGACATTCTCAA GTTTCTGCAGAAGAACCAGAGTTCGTTCTTCCTTTCTGCGTATGATGGTGGTTCTAAAGGTACTGATGGGATAAAGACCAAATAG
- the LOC127770154 gene encoding protein MRG1-like isoform X4, producing the protein MGGSSNTNTNTSSGGGKDKHDETSPSFKEGERVLAYHGPLLYEAKVQKSENKEDEWRYHVHYLGWSKSWDEWVTNDRLLKLTDENIRKQQELEKSQAVDKSVKSGRSAQHKPKADAKTDKEDTKIIVKGKKRKSQPGGTEEKERKSSESLFMSHFPSTLKKQLVDDWEFVTQLGKLVKLPRSPTVDDILKKYLEHRTKKDNNRTLASSEGATTTINDSYAEILKGLRCYFDKALPAMLLYKKERQQYTEEVKGDVSPSIIYGAEHLLRLFVKLPELLASVNMEEDALNKLQQKLLDILKFLQKNQSSFFLSAYDGGSKGTDGIKTK; encoded by the exons ATGGGGGGGAGCtccaacaccaacaccaacaccaGCAGCGGTGGTGGCAAGGATAAGCACGACGAGACATCGCCGTCCTTCAAGGAGGGCGAGAGAGTGCTCGCCTACCACGGCCCCCTCCTCTACGAGGCCAAG GTTCAAAAGTCCGAAAACAAGGAGGACGAGTGGCGGTATCACGTCCATTATCTT ggTTGGAGTAAGAG CTGGGATGAATGGGTCACAAATGATCGCTTACTGAAATTGACCGACGAAAATATCCGCAAACAACAAGAGCTTGAAAAGAGCCAAGCAGTTGACAAAAGCGTAAAATCTGGACGGTCAGCGCAGCATAAGCCAAAAG CAGATGCAAAAACTGATAAAGAGGACACCAAGATTATTG TCAAGGGGAAGAAACGCAAAAGTCAGCCTGGTGGGACTGAG gagaaagaaagaaaatcatcTGAGAGTCTCTTCATGTCACATTTTCCTTCAACACTAAAAAAACAACTTGTTGATGATTGGGAGTTTGTCACGCAGCTGGGTAAG CTTGTGAAGCTACCTCGATCCCCCACTGTCGATGATATTCTAAAGAAGTACTTGGAGCACCGAACAAAGAAGGATAACAA CAGGACGTTGGCGAGCAGCGAGGGAGCAACAACAAC GATAAATGACTCTTATGCTGAGATTTTGAAAGGATTGCGATGCTACTTTGATAAAGCATTGCCTGCAATGCTTTTATATAAGAAAGAACGACAGCAGTACACTGAAGAGGTTAAAGGTGATGTTTCGCCCTCAATTATATATGGAGCCGAGCATCTACTGCGCCTTTTTG TGAAATTGCCGGAGCTACTTGCGTCTGTTAACATGGAAGAAGATGCACTCAACAAACTACAGCAGAAATTGCTGGACATTCTCAA GTTTCTGCAGAAGAACCAGAGTTCGTTCTTCCTTTCTGCGTATGATGGTGGTTCTAAAGGTACTGATGGGATAAAGACCAAATAG
- the LOC127770154 gene encoding protein MRG1-like isoform X1, translating into MGGSSNTNTNTSSGGGKDKHDETSPSFKEGERVLAYHGPLLYEAKVQKSENKEDEWRYHVHYLGWSKSWDEWVTNDRLLKLTDENIRKQQELEKSQAVDKSVKSGRSAQHKPKGSNADAKTDKEDTKIIVKGKKRKSQPGGTEEKERKSSESLFMSHFPSTLKKQLVDDWEFVTQLGKLVKLPRSPTVDDILKKYLEHRTKKDNNRTLASSEGATTTINDSYAEILKGLRCYFDKALPAMLLYKKERQQYTEEVKGDVSPSIIYGAEHLLRLFVKLPELLASVNMEEDALNKLQQKLLDILKFLQKNQSSFFLSAYDGGSKGTDGIKTK; encoded by the exons ATGGGGGGGAGCtccaacaccaacaccaacaccaGCAGCGGTGGTGGCAAGGATAAGCACGACGAGACATCGCCGTCCTTCAAGGAGGGCGAGAGAGTGCTCGCCTACCACGGCCCCCTCCTCTACGAGGCCAAG GTTCAAAAGTCCGAAAACAAGGAGGACGAGTGGCGGTATCACGTCCATTATCTT ggTTGGAGTAAGAG CTGGGATGAATGGGTCACAAATGATCGCTTACTGAAATTGACCGACGAAAATATCCGCAAACAACAAGAGCTTGAAAAGAGCCAAGCAGTTGACAAAAGCGTAAAATCTGGACGGTCAGCGCAGCATAAGCCAAAAGGTTCTAATG CAGATGCAAAAACTGATAAAGAGGACACCAAGATTATTG TCAAGGGGAAGAAACGCAAAAGTCAGCCTGGTGGGACTGAG gagaaagaaagaaaatcatcTGAGAGTCTCTTCATGTCACATTTTCCTTCAACACTAAAAAAACAACTTGTTGATGATTGGGAGTTTGTCACGCAGCTGGGTAAG CTTGTGAAGCTACCTCGATCCCCCACTGTCGATGATATTCTAAAGAAGTACTTGGAGCACCGAACAAAGAAGGATAACAA CAGGACGTTGGCGAGCAGCGAGGGAGCAACAACAAC GATAAATGACTCTTATGCTGAGATTTTGAAAGGATTGCGATGCTACTTTGATAAAGCATTGCCTGCAATGCTTTTATATAAGAAAGAACGACAGCAGTACACTGAAGAGGTTAAAGGTGATGTTTCGCCCTCAATTATATATGGAGCCGAGCATCTACTGCGCCTTTTTG TGAAATTGCCGGAGCTACTTGCGTCTGTTAACATGGAAGAAGATGCACTCAACAAACTACAGCAGAAATTGCTGGACATTCTCAA GTTTCTGCAGAAGAACCAGAGTTCGTTCTTCCTTTCTGCGTATGATGGTGGTTCTAAAGGTACTGATGGGATAAAGACCAAATAG
- the LOC127770154 gene encoding protein MRG1-like isoform X2: protein MGGSSNTNTNTSSGGGKDKHDETSPSFKEGERVLAYHGPLLYEAKVQKSENKEDEWRYHVHYLGWSKSWDEWVTNDRLLKLTDENIRKQQELEKSQAVDKSVKSGRSAQHKPKGSNDAKTDKEDTKIIVKGKKRKSQPGGTEEKERKSSESLFMSHFPSTLKKQLVDDWEFVTQLGKLVKLPRSPTVDDILKKYLEHRTKKDNNRTLASSEGATTTINDSYAEILKGLRCYFDKALPAMLLYKKERQQYTEEVKGDVSPSIIYGAEHLLRLFVKLPELLASVNMEEDALNKLQQKLLDILKFLQKNQSSFFLSAYDGGSKGTDGIKTK, encoded by the exons ATGGGGGGGAGCtccaacaccaacaccaacaccaGCAGCGGTGGTGGCAAGGATAAGCACGACGAGACATCGCCGTCCTTCAAGGAGGGCGAGAGAGTGCTCGCCTACCACGGCCCCCTCCTCTACGAGGCCAAG GTTCAAAAGTCCGAAAACAAGGAGGACGAGTGGCGGTATCACGTCCATTATCTT ggTTGGAGTAAGAG CTGGGATGAATGGGTCACAAATGATCGCTTACTGAAATTGACCGACGAAAATATCCGCAAACAACAAGAGCTTGAAAAGAGCCAAGCAGTTGACAAAAGCGTAAAATCTGGACGGTCAGCGCAGCATAAGCCAAAAGGTTCTAATG ATGCAAAAACTGATAAAGAGGACACCAAGATTATTG TCAAGGGGAAGAAACGCAAAAGTCAGCCTGGTGGGACTGAG gagaaagaaagaaaatcatcTGAGAGTCTCTTCATGTCACATTTTCCTTCAACACTAAAAAAACAACTTGTTGATGATTGGGAGTTTGTCACGCAGCTGGGTAAG CTTGTGAAGCTACCTCGATCCCCCACTGTCGATGATATTCTAAAGAAGTACTTGGAGCACCGAACAAAGAAGGATAACAA CAGGACGTTGGCGAGCAGCGAGGGAGCAACAACAAC GATAAATGACTCTTATGCTGAGATTTTGAAAGGATTGCGATGCTACTTTGATAAAGCATTGCCTGCAATGCTTTTATATAAGAAAGAACGACAGCAGTACACTGAAGAGGTTAAAGGTGATGTTTCGCCCTCAATTATATATGGAGCCGAGCATCTACTGCGCCTTTTTG TGAAATTGCCGGAGCTACTTGCGTCTGTTAACATGGAAGAAGATGCACTCAACAAACTACAGCAGAAATTGCTGGACATTCTCAA GTTTCTGCAGAAGAACCAGAGTTCGTTCTTCCTTTCTGCGTATGATGGTGGTTCTAAAGGTACTGATGGGATAAAGACCAAATAG
- the LOC127770154 gene encoding protein MRG1-like isoform X3, with the protein MGGSSNTNTNTSSGGGKDKHDETSPSFKEGERVLAYHGPLLYEAKVQKSENKEDEWRYHVHYLGWSKSWDEWVTNDRLLKLTDENIRKQQELEKSQAVDKSVKSGRSAQHKPKGSNADAKTDKEDTKIIVKGKKRKSQPGGTEEKERKSSESLFMSHFPSTLKKQLVDDWEFVTQLGKLVKLPRSPTVDDILKKYLEHRTKKDNKTLASSEGATTTINDSYAEILKGLRCYFDKALPAMLLYKKERQQYTEEVKGDVSPSIIYGAEHLLRLFVKLPELLASVNMEEDALNKLQQKLLDILKFLQKNQSSFFLSAYDGGSKGTDGIKTK; encoded by the exons ATGGGGGGGAGCtccaacaccaacaccaacaccaGCAGCGGTGGTGGCAAGGATAAGCACGACGAGACATCGCCGTCCTTCAAGGAGGGCGAGAGAGTGCTCGCCTACCACGGCCCCCTCCTCTACGAGGCCAAG GTTCAAAAGTCCGAAAACAAGGAGGACGAGTGGCGGTATCACGTCCATTATCTT ggTTGGAGTAAGAG CTGGGATGAATGGGTCACAAATGATCGCTTACTGAAATTGACCGACGAAAATATCCGCAAACAACAAGAGCTTGAAAAGAGCCAAGCAGTTGACAAAAGCGTAAAATCTGGACGGTCAGCGCAGCATAAGCCAAAAGGTTCTAATG CAGATGCAAAAACTGATAAAGAGGACACCAAGATTATTG TCAAGGGGAAGAAACGCAAAAGTCAGCCTGGTGGGACTGAG gagaaagaaagaaaatcatcTGAGAGTCTCTTCATGTCACATTTTCCTTCAACACTAAAAAAACAACTTGTTGATGATTGGGAGTTTGTCACGCAGCTGGGTAAG CTTGTGAAGCTACCTCGATCCCCCACTGTCGATGATATTCTAAAGAAGTACTTGGAGCACCGAACAAAGAAGGATAACAA GACGTTGGCGAGCAGCGAGGGAGCAACAACAAC GATAAATGACTCTTATGCTGAGATTTTGAAAGGATTGCGATGCTACTTTGATAAAGCATTGCCTGCAATGCTTTTATATAAGAAAGAACGACAGCAGTACACTGAAGAGGTTAAAGGTGATGTTTCGCCCTCAATTATATATGGAGCCGAGCATCTACTGCGCCTTTTTG TGAAATTGCCGGAGCTACTTGCGTCTGTTAACATGGAAGAAGATGCACTCAACAAACTACAGCAGAAATTGCTGGACATTCTCAA GTTTCTGCAGAAGAACCAGAGTTCGTTCTTCCTTTCTGCGTATGATGGTGGTTCTAAAGGTACTGATGGGATAAAGACCAAATAG